The Callospermophilus lateralis isolate mCalLat2 chromosome 3, mCalLat2.hap1, whole genome shotgun sequence genome has a segment encoding these proteins:
- the LOC143394668 gene encoding olfactory receptor 4S2-like — protein sequence MEVANNVTEFIFLGLSQDPGVQLILFALFLFFYIVIMVGNLLILLTVFSDPRLHTPMYFFLSNLSFVDIAYSSATAPKMIADFVSDKKTISYWGCITQMFTFHFFGCAEIFVLTVMAFDRYAAICHPLRYTTIMSANVCTLLASLSWLGALGHSFVQTLLTFQLPFCHAQVIDHYFCDVHPVLKLACADTTLVNMLVVANSGLISLGCFLILLTSYTVILFSLRKRSAESRRKALSTCGSHLTVVTFFFVPCIFIYLRPSTTFPLDKAVSVFYTTITPMLNPLIYTLRNGDVKNAMRRLWSHKSSLKEKQKR from the coding sequence TCTTTGCCCTATTCCTCTTCTTCTACATCGTGATCATGGTGGGAAACTTACTCATTTTGCTTACAGTCTTTTCTGATCCCCGGCTACACACACCCATGTATTTCTTTCTCAGTAATTTGTCCTTTGTGGACATTGCCTATTCCTCAGCCACCGCACCCAAGATGATTGCAGACTTTGTTTCTGACAAAAAGACCATTTCCTACTGGGGCTGTATAACTCAGATGTTTACCTTCCATTTTTTTGGATGTGCTGAGATTTTTGTTTTGACGGTCATGGCTTTTGACCGTTATGCTGCCATCTGCCACCCCCTTCGCTATACAACCATCATGAGCGCCAATGTTTGCACCCTCTTGGCATCACTGTCCTGGTTGGGGGCCCTGGGTCATTCTTTTGTCCAGACCCTCCTGACCTTTCAGCTGCCCTTCTGCCATGCTCAGGTCATTGATCACTACTTCTGTGATGTCCACCCAGTCCTAAAACTTGCCTGTGCTGATACAACACTGGTAAATATGTTGGTGGTGGCCAACAGTGGTCTCATCTCCCTGGGGTGTTTCCTCATTCTTCTGACCTCCTACACAGTCATTCTATTTAGCCTTCGGAAACGGTCTGCAGAGAGCCGTCGCAAAGCTCTCTCTACCTGTGGATCTCACCTGACAGTAGTAACTTTCTTCTTTGTCCCTTGTATCTTTATTTATCTCCGCCCATCCACCACTTTTCCACTGGATAAggctgtgtctgtgttttatacCACCATCACCCCAATGCTAAACCCACTTATCTATACTCTGAGGAATGGAGATGTGAAGAATGCCATGAGGCGTCTCTGGAGCCACAAGTCCTCTTTGAAGGAGAAGCAGAAGAGATAG